In one window of Pseudomonas chlororaphis subsp. chlororaphis DNA:
- a CDS encoding murein hydrolase activator EnvC family protein: MLRALITLALICLLQPAFADERAQTQQQLDATRQDIAELKKLLGKLQEEKSGVQKDLRGTETEMGKLEKQVDALQKELKKSESELQRLDEEKKKLQSARIEQQRLIAIQARAAYQNGRQEYLKLLLNQQNPEKFARTLTYYDYLSQARLEQLKNFNETLRQLANVEKEISLQQAQLLVQKSSLDTQREELDKVRKERQVALAKLNDDVKARGDKLKAREQDQADLGKVLKTIEETLARQAREAEEARQKALIAQQEAEKKRLREAQASADESPSKPPRATPGPLVSSAGASYGGPFASSRGKLPWPVDGRLLARFGESRGDDARTKWDGVMISASAGSQVHAVHGGRVVFADWLRGAGLLVILDHGNGYLSLYGHNQTLLKEAGDIVKAGESISTVGSSGGQGAPALYFAIRQQGRPSDPAQWCRAQG; encoded by the coding sequence ATGCTTCGCGCCCTGATTACCCTTGCTCTGATCTGCCTGCTCCAACCGGCCTTCGCCGACGAGCGCGCGCAAACCCAACAGCAGTTGGACGCCACGCGTCAGGATATTGCCGAGCTGAAAAAGCTGCTGGGCAAGCTGCAGGAAGAAAAATCCGGCGTGCAGAAAGACCTGCGCGGCACCGAAACCGAGATGGGCAAGCTGGAAAAGCAGGTCGATGCCCTGCAGAAAGAGCTGAAGAAAAGCGAATCCGAGCTGCAGCGACTCGATGAGGAGAAAAAAAAACTCCAGAGCGCGCGCATTGAACAACAACGACTGATCGCCATCCAGGCCCGTGCGGCCTACCAGAACGGCCGTCAGGAGTACCTCAAGTTGCTGCTCAACCAGCAGAACCCGGAAAAATTCGCCCGCACCCTGACTTATTACGACTACCTGAGCCAGGCCCGCCTGGAGCAGCTGAAGAATTTCAACGAGACCCTGCGCCAGCTGGCCAATGTCGAAAAGGAAATCTCCCTGCAGCAAGCCCAGCTGCTGGTGCAGAAAAGCAGCCTCGACACCCAGCGTGAAGAACTCGACAAGGTCCGCAAGGAACGCCAGGTGGCCCTGGCCAAGCTCAATGACGACGTGAAGGCCCGTGGCGACAAGCTCAAGGCCCGCGAACAGGACCAGGCCGATCTGGGCAAGGTCCTGAAAACCATCGAGGAAACCCTGGCCCGCCAGGCCCGCGAGGCAGAGGAAGCGCGACAGAAAGCGCTGATCGCCCAGCAGGAAGCCGAAAAAAAGCGTTTGCGTGAGGCCCAGGCCAGTGCCGACGAGAGCCCGAGCAAGCCGCCCCGAGCGACACCCGGCCCCTTGGTTTCCAGCGCAGGCGCCTCCTATGGAGGCCCTTTTGCTTCATCCCGAGGAAAACTTCCATGGCCGGTTGATGGTCGACTGCTGGCGCGCTTCGGCGAAAGCCGCGGCGACGATGCCCGGACCAAGTGGGACGGGGTGATGATCAGCGCCTCGGCCGGCAGCCAGGTGCATGCCGTCCATGGCGGCCGTGTAGTGTTCGCCGACTGGTTGCGCGGCGCCGGCCTGCTGGTGATCCTCGACCATGGCAACGGCTACTTGAGCCTCTACGGACACAACCAGACGCTGCTTAAAGAAGCGGGCGATATCGTCAAGGCCGGCGAGTCCATCTCCACTGTCGGTAGCAGTGGCGGACAGGGCGCGCCTGCACTGTACTTCGCTATTCGCCAGCAGGGTCGCCCAAGCGACCCAGCACAATGGTGCCGCGCGCAAGGATAA
- the gpmI gene encoding 2,3-bisphosphoglycerate-independent phosphoglycerate mutase, which produces MTTTPKPLVLMILDGFGHSESHESNAIYAAKKPVLDRLCASVPNGLISGSGMDVGLPDGQMGNSEVGHMNLGAGRVVYQDFTRVTKAIRDGEFFENPTICAAVDKAVAADKAVHILGLLSDGGVHSHQDHLVAMAELAFKRGAEKIYLHAFLDGRDTPPKSATSSIELLDETFKTLGKGRIASLIGRYFAMDRDNRWDRVAQAYNLIVDGKGEFNAATAQEGLQAAYERGESDEFVKATTLGEPVKVEDGDAVVFMNFRADRARELSRVFVEDGFKEFERARQPKLAGFVMLTQYAASIPAPSAFAPGSLENVLGDYLAKNGKTQLRIAETEKYAHVTFFFSGGREEPFPGEERILIPSPKVATYDLQPEMSAPEVTDRIVDAIENQRYDVIVVNYANGDMVGHSGVFDAAVKAVECLDLCVGRIVDALEKVGGEALITADHGNVEQMSDASTGQAHTAHTSEPVPFIYVGKRDLKVREGGVLADVAPTMLKLLGLPQPAEMTGTSILV; this is translated from the coding sequence ATGACTACCACGCCTAAACCTTTGGTCCTGATGATTCTGGATGGCTTCGGTCACAGCGAGAGCCACGAATCCAACGCTATCTATGCAGCCAAGAAGCCGGTCCTCGACCGCCTGTGCGCCAGCGTGCCGAACGGCCTGATCTCGGGTTCGGGCATGGATGTCGGCCTGCCGGACGGCCAGATGGGCAACTCCGAAGTCGGCCACATGAACCTCGGCGCCGGCCGCGTGGTGTACCAGGATTTCACCCGTGTCACCAAAGCCATCCGCGATGGCGAGTTCTTCGAGAACCCGACCATTTGCGCCGCCGTGGATAAAGCCGTGGCCGCCGACAAGGCCGTGCATATCCTCGGCCTGCTGTCCGATGGCGGCGTGCACAGCCACCAGGACCATCTGGTGGCCATGGCCGAACTGGCCTTCAAGCGTGGCGCCGAGAAGATCTACCTGCACGCCTTCCTCGACGGCCGCGACACCCCGCCGAAAAGCGCCACCTCGTCGATCGAACTGCTGGATGAAACCTTCAAGACCCTGGGCAAGGGCCGCATCGCCAGCCTGATCGGCCGCTACTTCGCCATGGACCGCGACAACCGCTGGGACCGCGTGGCCCAGGCCTACAACCTGATCGTCGATGGCAAGGGTGAATTCAACGCCGCCACCGCCCAGGAAGGCCTGCAGGCCGCCTACGAGCGTGGCGAGAGCGACGAATTCGTCAAGGCCACCACCCTCGGCGAGCCGGTGAAAGTCGAAGACGGCGACGCCGTGGTGTTCATGAACTTCCGCGCCGACCGCGCCCGCGAGCTGAGCCGGGTGTTCGTCGAGGACGGTTTCAAGGAATTCGAGCGCGCCCGCCAGCCGAAACTGGCCGGTTTCGTCATGCTGACCCAATACGCGGCAAGCATTCCGGCCCCTTCGGCCTTTGCCCCGGGCAGCCTGGAAAACGTGCTGGGCGATTACCTGGCGAAAAACGGCAAGACCCAGCTGCGCATCGCCGAAACCGAAAAATACGCCCACGTGACCTTCTTCTTCTCCGGCGGCCGTGAAGAGCCATTCCCGGGCGAAGAACGCATCCTGATCCCGTCGCCGAAAGTCGCCACCTACGACCTGCAGCCGGAGATGAGCGCGCCGGAAGTCACCGACCGGATCGTCGACGCCATCGAAAACCAGCGCTACGACGTGATCGTGGTCAACTACGCCAACGGCGACATGGTTGGCCACAGCGGCGTGTTCGACGCCGCGGTCAAGGCCGTCGAGTGCCTGGACCTGTGCGTCGGCCGCATCGTCGATGCCCTGGAAAAGGTCGGCGGCGAAGCCCTGATCACCGCCGACCACGGTAATGTCGAGCAGATGTCCGACGCTTCCACCGGCCAGGCCCACACCGCCCACACCAGCGAGCCGGTACCCTTCATCTATGTGGGCAAGCGCGACCTGAAAGTCCGTGAAGGCGGAGTCCTGGCCGACGTGGCGCCGACCATGCTGAAACTGCTGGGCCTGCCGCAGCCCGCGGAAATGACTGGCACTTCGATACTGGTCTGA
- a CDS encoding rhodanese-like domain-containing protein produces MVAHLIQFATEHYLLVGAFVILLALLIAHELSRGGRSLSTRELTALVNSEQGVVIDIRPTKDFAAGHIVGALNIPQDKLAARVGELEKHKAKTIILVDALGQHAGTHARELMKSGFTAAKLSGGVGSWKADNLPLVK; encoded by the coding sequence ATGGTTGCTCACCTGATTCAATTCGCCACTGAACACTACTTGCTCGTCGGCGCCTTCGTCATCTTGCTGGCTCTGTTGATCGCTCACGAGTTGAGCCGCGGCGGCCGCAGCCTCAGCACCCGTGAACTGACCGCGCTGGTGAACAGCGAGCAGGGCGTGGTGATCGATATCCGTCCGACCAAGGACTTCGCCGCGGGCCATATCGTCGGCGCGTTGAACATCCCTCAAGACAAACTGGCCGCCCGCGTGGGCGAGCTGGAAAAGCACAAGGCCAAGACCATCATTCTGGTCGACGCCCTGGGTCAGCACGCGGGCACCCACGCTCGCGAGCTGATGAAGTCCGGCTTCACCGCCGCCAAGCTGTCCGGCGGCGTTGGCAGCTGGAAAGCCGACAACCTGCCGCTGGTGAAGTGA
- the grxC gene encoding glutaredoxin 3, translating into MAAVVVYSSDYCPYCSRAKYLLENKGVAFEEIKVDGKPQVRAEMAQKAGRTSVPQIWIGSTHVGGCDDLFALERAGKLDALLAA; encoded by the coding sequence ATGGCTGCCGTCGTCGTCTATTCCAGCGATTACTGCCCCTACTGCTCGCGGGCCAAGTACCTGCTCGAGAACAAAGGCGTAGCCTTCGAAGAGATCAAGGTCGACGGCAAGCCGCAGGTTCGCGCCGAAATGGCCCAGAAGGCCGGGCGCACGTCCGTGCCGCAGATCTGGATCGGCAGCACCCATGTGGGCGGTTGTGACGATCTGTTCGCCCTGGAGCGCGCCGGCAAGCTCGACGCGCTGCTCGCGGCCTGA
- the secB gene encoding protein-export chaperone SecB: protein MTDQQNTAATEDESAPQFSLQRIYVRDLSFEAPKSPAIFRQQWEPSVGLDLNTRQKALEEGFHEVVLTLSVTVKNGDEVAFIAEVQQAGIFLIKNLDDASMSHTLGAFCPNILFPYAREALDSLVTRGSFPALMLAPVNFDALYAQELQRLQAAGEGTVQ from the coding sequence ATGACTGACCAACAGAACACCGCTGCGACCGAAGACGAATCCGCACCGCAATTCTCGCTGCAGCGTATCTATGTGCGTGACCTGTCTTTCGAAGCTCCGAAAAGCCCGGCGATCTTCCGCCAGCAGTGGGAGCCGAGCGTCGGCCTGGACCTGAACACCCGTCAGAAGGCGCTGGAAGAGGGTTTCCACGAAGTCGTGCTGACCCTGTCGGTCACCGTGAAGAACGGCGACGAAGTGGCGTTCATCGCCGAAGTGCAACAGGCCGGTATCTTCCTGATCAAGAACCTGGACGACGCTTCGATGAGCCACACCCTGGGCGCGTTCTGTCCGAACATCCTGTTCCCGTACGCTCGCGAAGCGCTGGACAGCCTGGTGACCCGCGGTTCGTTCCCGGCCCTGATGCTGGCTCCGGTGAACTTCGACGCGCTGTACGCGCAAGAGCTGCAACGCCTGCAGGCGGCCGGTGAAGGCACCGTTCAGTAA
- the trmL gene encoding tRNA (uridine(34)/cytosine(34)/5-carboxymethylaminomethyluridine(34)-2'-O)-methyltransferase TrmL, whose product MFHVILFQPEIPPNTGNVIRLCANSGCHLHLIEPLGFEMDDKRLRRAGLDYHEYATLQRHADLASCLESLGHPRLFAFTTKGSRPFHDASFAEGDAFLFGPESRGLPAEVLDALPAEQRLRLPMREGCRSLNLSNTVAVAVYEAWRQLGFK is encoded by the coding sequence ATGTTTCACGTCATCCTTTTTCAACCAGAAATTCCGCCGAATACCGGCAACGTAATCAGGCTGTGCGCCAATAGCGGCTGCCACCTGCATTTGATCGAACCGCTGGGTTTCGAAATGGACGACAAGCGCCTGCGCCGGGCCGGCCTCGACTACCACGAGTACGCCACCCTGCAGCGCCATGCCGACCTCGCCAGCTGTCTTGAAAGCCTAGGCCATCCGCGCCTGTTCGCCTTCACCACCAAGGGCTCGCGACCTTTCCACGACGCCAGCTTCGCCGAGGGCGATGCCTTCCTGTTCGGCCCGGAAAGCCGTGGCCTACCCGCCGAGGTACTGGACGCCCTGCCCGCCGAACAACGCCTGCGCCTGCCCATGCGCGAAGGCTGCCGCAGCCTGAACCTGTCCAACACCGTGGCGGTGGCTGTCTACGAAGCCTGGCGCCAGCTGGGGTTCAAGTAG
- the ntrC gene encoding nitrogen regulation protein NR(I), whose translation MSRSETVWIVDDDRSIRWVLEKALQQEGMTTQSFDSADGVMSRLARQQPDVIISDIRMPGASGLDLLARIREQHPRLPVIIMTAHSDLDSAVASYQGGAFEYLPKPFDVDEAVSLVKRANQHAQEQQGLEVIPALARTPEIIGEAPAMQEVFRAIGRLSHSNITVLINGESGTGKELVAHALHRHSPRAASPFIALNMAAIPKDLMESELFGHEKGAFTGAANLRRGRFEQADGGTLFLDEIGDMPADTQTRLLRVLADGEFYRVGGHTPVKVDVRIIAATHQNLETLVHAGKFREDLFHRLNVIRIHIPRLSDRREDIPTLAKHFLSRAAQELAVEPKLLKSETEEYLKNLPWPGNVRQLENTCRWITVMASGREVHISDLPPELLSLPQDSAPVTNWEQALRQWADQALARGQSSLLDSAVPSFERIMIETALKHTAGRRRDAAVLLGWGRNTLTRKIKELGMKVDGGDDDDSDEG comes from the coding sequence ATGAGCCGTAGTGAAACCGTGTGGATCGTCGATGACGACCGTTCTATCCGTTGGGTTCTGGAGAAAGCCTTGCAACAGGAAGGCATGACCACCCAGAGCTTCGATAGCGCCGATGGTGTGATGAGTCGCCTGGCCCGCCAGCAGCCGGACGTGATCATCTCCGACATCCGCATGCCCGGCGCCAGTGGCCTGGACCTGCTGGCGCGGATCCGCGAGCAGCACCCGCGCCTGCCGGTGATCATCATGACCGCGCATTCGGACCTGGACAGCGCTGTCGCCTCCTATCAGGGCGGCGCCTTCGAGTACCTGCCCAAGCCGTTCGATGTCGACGAAGCGGTGTCCCTGGTCAAGCGCGCCAACCAGCACGCCCAGGAGCAGCAGGGCCTGGAAGTGATCCCGGCGCTGGCCCGCACCCCGGAAATCATCGGTGAAGCGCCGGCGATGCAGGAGGTGTTCCGCGCCATCGGTCGCCTCAGCCACTCCAACATCACCGTGCTGATCAACGGTGAGTCCGGTACCGGTAAAGAGCTGGTGGCCCACGCCCTGCACCGCCACAGCCCACGGGCGGCTTCGCCGTTCATCGCGCTGAACATGGCGGCGATCCCCAAGGACCTGATGGAATCCGAGCTGTTCGGCCATGAAAAAGGCGCCTTCACCGGCGCGGCCAACCTGCGGCGCGGGCGCTTCGAACAGGCCGACGGCGGCACCCTGTTCCTCGACGAGATCGGCGACATGCCGGCCGACACCCAGACCCGCCTGCTGCGGGTGCTGGCCGACGGCGAGTTCTACCGGGTCGGCGGGCATACGCCGGTCAAGGTCGATGTGCGCATCATCGCCGCGACCCACCAGAACCTGGAAACCCTGGTGCACGCCGGCAAGTTCCGCGAGGACCTGTTCCATCGCCTGAACGTGATCCGTATCCATATCCCGCGCCTGTCGGACCGTCGCGAAGACATTCCGACCCTGGCCAAGCACTTCCTCAGCCGCGCCGCCCAGGAGCTGGCCGTCGAGCCCAAGCTGCTGAAAAGCGAGACCGAGGAATACCTGAAGAACCTGCCGTGGCCCGGCAACGTGCGCCAGCTGGAGAACACCTGCCGCTGGATCACCGTGATGGCTTCGGGTCGCGAGGTGCATATCAGCGACCTGCCGCCGGAGCTGCTGAGCCTGCCGCAGGATTCGGCGCCAGTGACCAACTGGGAGCAGGCCCTGCGCCAGTGGGCCGACCAGGCCCTGGCACGCGGCCAGTCGAGCCTGCTGGACAGCGCGGTGCCGAGTTTCGAGCGGATCATGATCGAGACCGCCCTCAAGCACACCGCCGGCCGCCGCCGCGACGCCGCCGTGCTGCTGGGCTGGGGCCGCAACACCCTGACGCGCAAGATCAAGGAGTTGGGGATGAAGGTCGACGGCGGGGATGACGACGACAGCGACGAGGGCTGA
- the glnL gene encoding nitrogen regulation protein NR(II) has translation MTISDQLHRLLLDNLTTATILLNADLRLEYMNPAAEMLLAISGQRSHGQFISELFTESAEALSSLRQAVEQAHPFTKREAMLTALTGQTLTVDYAVTPILSNGDTLLLLEVHPRDRLLRITKEEAQLSKQETSKMLVRGLAHEIKNPLGGIRGAAQLLARELPDENLKDYTNVIIEEADRLRNLVDRMLGSNKLPSLALCNVHEVLERVSSLVEAESQGCITLVRDYDPSIPDVLIDREQMIQAVLNIVRNAMQAISSQNELRLGRISLRTRTMRQFTIGHVRHRLVTKIEIIDNGPGIPAELQETIFFPMVSGRPDGTGLGLAITQNIISQHQGLIECDSHPGHTTFSIFLPLEQGAPST, from the coding sequence ATGACCATCAGCGATCAACTACACCGCTTGCTACTCGACAACCTGACCACCGCGACCATCCTGCTCAACGCCGACCTGCGCCTTGAGTACATGAACCCAGCGGCGGAGATGTTGTTGGCCATCAGTGGCCAGCGCAGCCATGGGCAATTCATCAGCGAACTGTTCACCGAGTCGGCCGAAGCCCTGAGCTCCTTGCGCCAGGCGGTGGAACAGGCGCACCCGTTCACCAAGCGCGAAGCCATGCTCACCGCGCTGACCGGCCAGACCCTGACCGTGGACTACGCGGTGACGCCAATCCTGAGCAATGGCGACACCCTGCTGTTGCTGGAAGTCCACCCCCGTGACCGCCTGCTGCGGATCACCAAGGAAGAGGCCCAGTTGTCCAAGCAGGAAACCAGCAAGATGCTGGTGCGCGGCCTGGCCCACGAGATCAAGAACCCCCTCGGCGGGATTCGCGGCGCCGCCCAGTTGCTGGCCCGCGAACTGCCGGACGAGAACCTCAAGGACTACACCAACGTCATCATCGAAGAGGCCGACCGCCTGCGGAACCTGGTGGACCGCATGCTCGGTTCCAACAAGCTGCCATCGCTGGCCCTGTGCAACGTGCACGAAGTGCTGGAGCGCGTGAGCAGCCTGGTGGAAGCCGAAAGCCAGGGCTGCATCACCCTGGTGCGCGACTACGACCCGAGCATTCCCGATGTACTGATCGACCGCGAACAGATGATCCAGGCGGTGCTCAACATCGTGCGCAACGCGATGCAGGCCATCAGCAGCCAGAACGAGCTGCGCCTGGGCCGCATCAGCCTGCGCACCCGCACCATGCGCCAGTTCACCATCGGCCACGTGCGCCACCGCCTGGTGACCAAGATCGAGATCATCGACAACGGCCCGGGGATCCCCGCGGAACTCCAGGAAACCATCTTCTTCCCCATGGTCAGCGGCCGTCCGGACGGTACCGGGCTGGGCCTGGCCATTACCCAGAACATCATCAGCCAGCACCAGGGCCTGATCGAGTGTGACAGCCATCCCGGCCACACCACGTTCTCGATCTTTCTGCCACTGGAACAAGGAGCCCCATCGACATGA
- a CDS encoding MFS transporter, with amino-acid sequence MNAAQHAAAHKKARKAGIASFIGTTIEWYDFYAYGIAAALVFGKVFFPADLPAGTATLLSFLTLWAGFIARPIGGIIFGHLGDKIGRKTTLVITLIMMGVATTCIGLLPTYLQIGIWAPIALVVLRIIQGIAVGGEWGGAILIASESAPKGKGILYAAFAQQGSPAGNLLATLVFFGLSALPAPDFLLWGWRIPFLLSAALVLVGMVIRLKLEESDDMKRLIQQKKTVKLPILEVLRKHWQIVLLGAGVLPIIHVTYFKSTFALSWATKELGYSQSTFLSVIVIALVVQFITQPLGAVLVSRMDMRKAVVLMLLPEFFLMPAMFFAVETGVYWIAVLGMCLATVPHSMFYGAVGGILARAFPTRVRYSGLSISYQLCSLLVGGATPVLAQGILNNTGSIVGVAIASAGYALVSLVCMLLLLKRIGHNAADLSTAEQADADELAREPRATLPDEEPIATQQAIDKNPHPAH; translated from the coding sequence ATGAATGCCGCCCAGCACGCTGCCGCGCACAAGAAAGCCCGCAAGGCAGGAATCGCTTCGTTCATCGGCACCACCATCGAATGGTATGACTTCTACGCCTACGGAATCGCCGCCGCGCTGGTCTTCGGCAAGGTGTTCTTTCCCGCCGACTTGCCTGCGGGCACCGCCACCCTGCTGTCGTTTTTGACCCTCTGGGCCGGCTTCATCGCCCGCCCCATCGGCGGCATCATCTTCGGCCACCTGGGCGACAAGATCGGGCGCAAGACCACCCTGGTGATCACCCTGATCATGATGGGCGTGGCCACCACCTGCATCGGCCTGCTGCCGACCTACCTGCAGATCGGTATCTGGGCGCCGATTGCCCTGGTGGTGCTGCGCATCATCCAGGGCATCGCGGTGGGCGGCGAATGGGGCGGCGCCATCCTCATCGCCAGCGAAAGCGCGCCCAAGGGCAAAGGCATTCTGTATGCGGCCTTCGCCCAGCAGGGCTCGCCGGCTGGCAACCTGCTGGCGACCCTGGTGTTCTTCGGCCTCAGCGCCCTGCCCGCGCCGGACTTTTTGCTGTGGGGCTGGCGCATTCCGTTCCTGCTCTCGGCGGCACTGGTCCTGGTAGGCATGGTGATTCGCCTCAAGCTCGAAGAATCGGACGACATGAAGCGCCTGATCCAGCAGAAAAAGACCGTCAAGCTGCCGATCCTGGAGGTCCTGCGCAAACACTGGCAGATCGTGCTGCTGGGGGCCGGCGTGCTGCCGATCATCCATGTCACCTACTTCAAGAGCACCTTTGCCCTGTCCTGGGCCACCAAGGAGCTGGGCTACAGCCAGAGCACCTTTCTCAGCGTGATCGTCATCGCCCTGGTGGTGCAGTTCATCACCCAGCCCCTGGGCGCGGTGCTGGTTTCCAGGATGGACATGCGCAAGGCCGTGGTGCTGATGCTGCTGCCGGAGTTCTTCCTGATGCCGGCGATGTTCTTCGCCGTGGAAACCGGCGTCTACTGGATCGCCGTGCTCGGCATGTGCCTGGCCACCGTGCCGCACTCGATGTTCTATGGCGCCGTCGGCGGCATCCTGGCCCGCGCCTTCCCGACCAGGGTGCGCTACAGCGGCCTGTCGATTTCCTACCAGCTCTGCTCCCTGCTGGTGGGCGGCGCCACGCCGGTCCTGGCCCAGGGCATTCTCAACAACACCGGAAGCATTGTCGGCGTGGCCATCGCCTCCGCTGGCTATGCCCTGGTGTCCCTGGTGTGCATGCTCCTGCTGCTCAAGCGCATCGGCCACAACGCCGCCGACCTGTCCACCGCCGAGCAGGCGGACGCCGACGAACTGGCTCGGGAACCCCGCGCCACACTACCGGACGAGGAGCCGATCGCGACGCAGCAGGCTATCGACAAGAACCCACATCCCGCCCACTGA
- a CDS encoding LysR family transcriptional regulator: MDLKQLRYFVAVAEELHFGRAATRLFISQPALSFDIKKLESQLDVQLLSRNNKSVSLTNAGQVLLDEARYLLLRAEQARRLTLRSAQGFVGRLSIGFVNSILHRGLPQAVKTFEQDHPDTEIVLMEMNSAEQAQALQRGQIDIGFVHWSHFPESIRGEPVLAEPFLCCLPQGHRLADKARIDLAQLANDDFILFPRNVSPHYHDLIIARCVAAGFSPRIRHETRLWQTVVAMVAYEMGVALVPQTLAGTWKEGVHYCEISGDGALSEVHAIRHADNPSAAAESFLTVLKALQKPVAPGL; encoded by the coding sequence ATGGATCTCAAACAGCTTCGTTACTTCGTCGCGGTCGCCGAAGAACTGCATTTCGGCCGGGCCGCCACTCGCCTGTTCATCTCCCAGCCGGCCCTGAGCTTCGACATCAAGAAGCTCGAAAGCCAGCTGGACGTGCAGCTGCTGAGCCGCAACAACAAGTCGGTGAGCCTGACCAACGCCGGCCAGGTGCTGCTCGACGAAGCCCGCTACCTGCTGCTGCGGGCCGAGCAGGCGCGGCGCCTGACCCTGCGTTCGGCCCAGGGTTTCGTCGGCCGGCTGAGCATTGGCTTCGTCAACTCGATCCTGCACCGTGGCCTGCCGCAAGCGGTGAAGACCTTCGAGCAGGATCACCCGGACACCGAGATCGTGCTGATGGAGATGAACAGCGCCGAACAAGCCCAGGCGCTGCAGCGCGGGCAGATCGATATCGGCTTCGTGCACTGGAGCCACTTTCCCGAGAGCATCCGCGGCGAGCCGGTTCTCGCCGAGCCCTTCCTCTGCTGCCTGCCCCAAGGTCACCGGCTGGCGGACAAGGCGCGCATCGACCTGGCGCAGCTGGCCAACGATGACTTCATCCTGTTCCCACGCAATGTCTCACCGCATTACCACGACCTGATCATCGCGCGCTGCGTGGCGGCCGGGTTCAGCCCGCGTATCCGCCACGAAACCCGGCTCTGGCAAACGGTGGTGGCGATGGTGGCGTATGAAATGGGCGTGGCCCTGGTGCCGCAGACCCTGGCGGGCACCTGGAAAGAGGGTGTGCATTACTGCGAAATCAGCGGCGACGGGGCGTTGTCCGAGGTCCACGCCATCCGTCATGCCGACAACCCGTCGGCCGCCGCGGAGAGTTTCCTGACTGTGCTCAAGGCCCTGCAAAAGCCCGTGGCACCGGGGCTTTGA